One Candidatus Korarchaeum sp. DNA segment encodes these proteins:
- a CDS encoding aspartate aminotransferase family protein, whose translation MVVLVDTYLDMRGKYVMKGVALYHPITIERGENAKLYDVNGKEYLDFTSGIGVANLGHANPELIRAAEEQLRKLWHMCFMVVNYRPYVELAEKLAKIAPGSSEKMVLLQNSGSEAIENAIKVAKQVTGRPYVVAYENSFHGRGTYGFALATTGKYKPYKVGFDPLVPGVELIPYPYCYRCPFKQSYPDCGLACLDYLRNWFSHSRVPPERVAALLIEMVQGEGGFVVAPKDYVKELKGYLEENGILMIDDEVQAGWGRTGRMWAVEHFDVEPDIVATAKAIANGLPLSAVIGRKEVMEKTSPGSFGGTYGGNPVACAVALKVIEIMRRERIPERAERLGQVVRKRLSEMGEKYGLIGDVRGLGVMQAIELVKDRKTKEPAADETMKVINKAREKGLLLLRAGIYLNVIRLHPPLTIEEENLMKGLDILEESLREVEREVG comes from the coding sequence GTGGTGGTGCTCGTGGACACCTACTTAGACATGAGGGGTAAGTACGTGATGAAAGGGGTGGCCCTCTATCACCCCATCACCATAGAGAGGGGGGAGAACGCGAAGCTCTATGACGTCAACGGGAAGGAGTACTTGGACTTCACGAGTGGGATAGGGGTAGCTAACTTAGGGCACGCGAACCCGGAACTTATTAGGGCAGCGGAGGAGCAGTTGAGGAAGCTTTGGCACATGTGCTTCATGGTAGTGAATTACAGGCCCTACGTGGAGCTAGCTGAGAAGCTAGCTAAGATAGCTCCCGGAAGCTCTGAGAAAATGGTTTTACTTCAGAACAGCGGTTCTGAGGCTATAGAGAACGCTATAAAGGTAGCTAAACAGGTAACGGGTAGGCCCTACGTGGTGGCCTACGAGAACTCCTTCCACGGCAGGGGCACTTACGGCTTCGCTCTAGCAACCACGGGGAAGTACAAGCCCTATAAGGTGGGTTTCGACCCCCTGGTGCCGGGAGTGGAGCTAATACCGTATCCCTACTGTTACAGGTGCCCCTTCAAGCAGAGTTACCCTGACTGCGGTCTAGCTTGCTTGGACTACCTCAGGAACTGGTTCTCCCACAGCAGGGTACCTCCTGAGAGGGTAGCGGCTCTCTTGATCGAGATGGTCCAGGGCGAGGGAGGGTTCGTCGTAGCTCCTAAGGATTACGTTAAGGAGCTGAAGGGGTACCTGGAGGAGAACGGCATACTCATGATAGACGATGAGGTCCAAGCGGGATGGGGGAGGACGGGTAGGATGTGGGCGGTCGAGCACTTCGATGTCGAGCCGGATATAGTGGCTACAGCTAAGGCAATCGCTAACGGCTTACCCCTGTCAGCCGTCATAGGCAGGAAGGAGGTTATGGAGAAGACGAGTCCCGGGAGCTTCGGCGGAACCTACGGCGGGAATCCGGTGGCTTGCGCTGTAGCGCTTAAGGTGATAGAGATAATGAGGAGGGAAAGGATACCCGAGAGGGCCGAGAGGCTCGGCCAGGTGGTGAGGAAGAGGTTGAGTGAGATGGGCGAGAAATATGGGCTAATAGGTGATGTTAGAGGGTTAGGGGTAATGCAAGCTATCGAGCTTGTTAAGGATAGGAAGACGAAGGAGCCCGCAGCCGATGAGACAATGAAGGTGATAAATAAGGCTAGGGAGAAGGGATTGCTCCTCCTTAGGGCTGGAATATACCTTAACGTTATAAGGCTGCATCCACCTCTCACGATAGAGGAGGAGAACCTCATGAAGGGTCTGGACATACTGGAGGAGTCCCTGAGGGAGGTTGAAAGGGAGGTGGGTTGA
- a CDS encoding ABC transporter ATP-binding protein, whose product MIDLILEVENLKKYFETSLGTVRAVDEITFNVEEAETFGLVGESGSGKSTTGHVIVGIYRPTSGRITYRGEDISVPLRKRSLRQKKDIQMVFQDPRSSLNPMQTVREIVELPLRIHMKHLSMRDREDRVRRLLEEVGLQPEDFMNRFPRELGGGESQLVAIARALASEPSFIVLDEPTSALDVSIQAKIINVLLNLQREHKLSYLFITHDLSLMRNVSNRVAIMYLGKIYEQATTERFFVNPLHPYTKMLLSSVPVLTEEEENMKPKEVRSSGEIPSPMNPPSGCRFRTRCPFSNSKCSEVEPPLVEVEPNHLVACHLYAG is encoded by the coding sequence GTGATAGATTTGATACTGGAAGTGGAGAACCTCAAGAAGTATTTTGAGACATCGCTAGGTACTGTTAGAGCGGTCGATGAAATAACTTTCAATGTTGAGGAAGCTGAGACGTTCGGCTTAGTAGGGGAGTCCGGATCGGGAAAGAGCACCACAGGGCACGTGATAGTGGGGATATACAGACCTACCTCGGGCAGGATAACTTACAGAGGGGAGGATATAAGCGTTCCATTGCGAAAGAGGAGCTTGAGACAGAAGAAGGATATACAGATGGTATTTCAGGATCCAAGATCCTCCCTAAACCCTATGCAGACCGTAAGGGAGATAGTAGAGCTCCCTCTGAGGATACACATGAAGCACCTCTCAATGAGGGATAGGGAGGATAGGGTGAGGAGGTTGCTCGAGGAGGTAGGTCTCCAACCTGAGGATTTCATGAACAGGTTTCCTAGGGAACTGGGAGGTGGTGAGAGCCAACTAGTCGCGATAGCTAGAGCTCTAGCCAGCGAACCTTCCTTCATAGTGCTTGATGAACCTACTTCGGCTTTAGATGTCTCGATTCAAGCTAAGATAATAAACGTGCTCTTGAATCTTCAGAGGGAGCATAAGCTCTCGTACCTGTTCATAACGCATGACCTGAGCTTGATGAGGAACGTCTCAAATAGGGTTGCGATAATGTACTTAGGGAAGATATACGAGCAAGCAACGACTGAGAGGTTCTTCGTTAATCCGCTCCACCCCTACACGAAGATGCTCCTCTCATCAGTTCCGGTACTAACGGAGGAAGAGGAGAACATGAAGCCAAAGGAGGTGAGGTCCTCGGGTGAGATACCGAGCCCAATGAACCCACCATCAGGCTGCAGGTTCAGGACCAGGTGCCCCTTCTCGAATTCGAAGTGCTCGGAGGTCGAGCCACCGTTGGTGGAGGTCGAGCCCAACCATCTAGTCGCCTGCCATCTATACGCGGGTTAG
- a CDS encoding Lrp/AsnC family transcriptional regulator, which yields MEKLDELDLAILKILQEDCKKNIGEISEILRIPKSTVHYRINRLEKLGFIEGCYAKVNPEKLGKSLVAITLVRAKYRPGYHEKVGDKIKELPGVWAVYFVFGETDFVVLLRVEDVKELMMVIERMMNMEEIERTSTMIVAKVIKEDPKIQIY from the coding sequence TTGGAGAAACTTGATGAGTTGGATCTGGCTATACTCAAAATACTGCAGGAAGACTGCAAGAAGAACATAGGTGAGATATCCGAGATCCTGAGGATACCCAAATCCACGGTCCACTACAGGATAAACAGGTTGGAGAAGCTCGGCTTCATAGAGGGATGCTACGCTAAGGTCAACCCGGAGAAGCTGGGGAAGAGCTTAGTGGCCATAACCCTGGTGAGAGCTAAGTACAGGCCCGGCTACCATGAGAAGGTGGGAGATAAGATAAAGGAGCTCCCGGGGGTATGGGCCGTCTACTTCGTATTCGGGGAGACGGATTTCGTCGTCCTGCTGAGGGTCGAGGACGTGAAGGAGCTGATGATGGTCATAGAGCGGATGATGAACATGGAGGAGATCGAGAGGACCTCCACAATGATAGTAGCGAAGGTGATAAAGGAGGATCCGAAGATTCAGATATACTAA
- a CDS encoding SDR family NAD(P)-dependent oxidoreductase, whose amino-acid sequence MNVLVTGASSGIGRALVLEFCKEGASVVGLSRNEGALRELAERCKNFDFLLSDLSDLGSLSSIRERLMVLGHLDVLINNAGFGAYRRMLETEPDDIVKMASVNFLAPILLTKELLPLMREGSTVVNIITAGIHVLLSGLPLYGATKIALHYVSEAMRDELKERGIRLISVYPGLVNTDFHPRAGKEVRGGIAPEVVARIVVRAIKEGRERVYVPRYLGLLRLLGPYLPRVRQ is encoded by the coding sequence GTGAACGTACTAGTGACGGGAGCTTCGAGCGGCATAGGCAGAGCTTTGGTTTTGGAATTCTGTAAGGAGGGGGCATCGGTAGTCGGTTTATCGAGGAACGAGGGGGCTTTAAGAGAGCTTGCTGAGAGGTGTAAGAACTTCGATTTCTTATTGAGCGACCTAAGTGATCTGGGTTCATTGAGCTCGATAAGGGAAAGGCTGATGGTTTTAGGGCACCTGGATGTCCTCATTAATAACGCTGGCTTCGGAGCTTATAGAAGGATGCTGGAGACTGAACCGGATGATATAGTGAAGATGGCCTCCGTGAACTTCCTAGCGCCGATCCTACTGACGAAGGAACTCCTCCCACTCATGAGGGAGGGCTCTACTGTGGTGAACATAATAACAGCAGGGATTCACGTACTTCTGTCGGGTCTACCGCTTTATGGGGCCACGAAGATCGCTCTACATTACGTCAGCGAAGCGATGCGTGATGAGCTTAAGGAGAGAGGCATAAGGCTGATCTCGGTTTACCCGGGGTTAGTGAACACGGATTTCCACCCTAGAGCTGGGAAGGAGGTGAGGGGAGGTATCGCTCCCGAGGTCGTCGCGAGGATCGTGGTAAGGGCGATAAAGGAGGGAAGGGAGAGGGTCTACGTACCCAGATACTTGGGTCTCCTGAGGTTACTAGGTCCTTACCTTCCCAGAGTAAGGCAATGA
- a CDS encoding ABC transporter substrate-binding protein yields MSRGALVALVVVVLLILVGVAFYLAQQPPTTTTPAPTTPTTTAPTTPAVTERRTILRVAQSWPCYIDPAVGSDYVSSTAITNLYDPLIWPGTDGSPKPWVATEWTVSEDGLTWTFKIRKGIKFHSGRELTAKDVAFSMQRLITVGQGFGYLFAPYIEDIKVLDDYTVQFKLKKPFGPFLTALARLYIVDSEEVMAHIKKPGPYGDYGDFATEWLLTHDAGSGPYKVKEVVLEQYVLIEKFPGYWGPMAARSPDEIKFIGLTEASTTKAMMARNELEISSQWMPEEAYEELSKMPGIRIATIPEISVFYLMLNTKKPPLDDVHVRRALAYVFDYKTVVEDIFPGSPLVSGPVPPNCPGYCQTEGYTTNVDKAREELKKSKYYPDIVNNPDKYEIEYHWIAEVPAEEKVALLFASNVQQLGLKVKIVKVPWTKVVDEMARLETSPHIVSIFVAAHYAEAGSLLESRYHSKSAPTWEQNEWLLNETIDKMIEDAISTIDMSERFRKYCEVQKIVVDQAYSLNLFQQIMKFAYHSDYVKWPQGEGRDINPVMGYNIDGRTIEVIPKS; encoded by the coding sequence ATGTCCCGTGGTGCTTTGGTGGCCCTCGTTGTTGTAGTCCTTCTGATCCTAGTTGGTGTAGCCTTCTACTTGGCTCAACAACCCCCCACGACCACGACGCCCGCCCCGACTACACCCACGACCACAGCACCGACCACCCCTGCAGTGACCGAGAGGAGGACCATACTGAGAGTAGCTCAATCTTGGCCTTGCTACATAGATCCAGCTGTGGGCTCGGATTACGTCAGTTCAACTGCCATAACTAACTTGTACGATCCGTTGATATGGCCCGGTACCGACGGAAGTCCCAAACCGTGGGTCGCGACCGAGTGGACCGTCTCCGAGGACGGACTAACTTGGACCTTCAAGATAAGGAAGGGGATAAAGTTCCACTCCGGGAGGGAGTTGACCGCAAAGGATGTTGCGTTCAGCATGCAGAGGCTCATAACAGTTGGTCAGGGTTTCGGTTACCTCTTCGCTCCTTACATAGAGGACATTAAGGTTCTGGATGATTACACCGTCCAGTTCAAGTTGAAGAAACCATTCGGTCCCTTCCTGACAGCTCTAGCTAGGCTCTACATAGTGGATAGCGAGGAAGTGATGGCCCACATAAAGAAACCGGGGCCTTACGGTGACTACGGAGATTTTGCGACGGAGTGGTTGCTCACGCATGACGCTGGCTCGGGTCCATACAAGGTGAAGGAGGTCGTCCTAGAGCAGTACGTGCTGATAGAGAAGTTCCCAGGATACTGGGGACCGATGGCAGCCCGCTCTCCCGATGAGATCAAGTTCATAGGACTGACTGAGGCGTCCACGACGAAGGCGATGATGGCTAGGAACGAGCTGGAGATCTCCTCTCAGTGGATGCCTGAGGAGGCTTATGAGGAGCTCTCCAAGATGCCCGGGATAAGAATAGCGACTATACCTGAGATAAGCGTCTTCTACCTGATGCTTAACACAAAGAAGCCTCCTCTTGATGATGTCCACGTTAGGAGGGCCTTGGCTTATGTCTTCGACTATAAGACCGTGGTGGAGGACATATTCCCAGGCTCCCCACTGGTGAGCGGACCCGTACCTCCGAACTGCCCAGGTTACTGCCAAACTGAGGGATACACAACCAACGTAGATAAAGCGAGGGAGGAGTTGAAGAAATCTAAGTATTACCCAGATATAGTCAATAACCCAGATAAGTATGAGATAGAGTACCACTGGATAGCTGAGGTGCCTGCTGAGGAGAAAGTAGCTCTACTCTTTGCCAGCAACGTACAGCAACTCGGGTTAAAAGTGAAGATAGTAAAGGTTCCTTGGACTAAGGTAGTGGATGAGATGGCCAGACTCGAGACGAGTCCCCACATAGTATCTATCTTCGTAGCTGCTCACTACGCTGAAGCGGGTTCGCTCTTGGAGTCGAGGTATCACTCGAAGTCGGCTCCCACGTGGGAGCAGAACGAGTGGCTCCTGAACGAGACCATAGATAAGATGATAGAGGATGCCATATCTACCATAGATATGAGCGAGAGGTTCAGGAAGTACTGTGAGGTCCAGAAGATAGTCGTGGACCAAGCCTACAGCCTCAACCTGTTCCAACAGATAATGAAGTTCGCTTACCACTCCGACTACGTGAAGTGGCCTCAGGGTGAGGGGAGAGACATAAACCCGGTTATGGGCTACAATATCGATGGGCGTACGATAGAGGTAATACCTAAATCCTGA
- a CDS encoding aminopeptidase, with protein sequence MLSFMEFELYEAARKLLDLMKVKEGEEVVITCDTASDWNVVRVTSGVAASLGAKPLVLLHQSPQGVGKAADPYLPIRALESALVNADVWIEFNRNWLLYSTPYWRAVESGRVRYICLVGMNADMMVRTIGRVNVEAIYEFQRRLAEITRSLRYMRIETPSGTDVEFENDPSRPVLVEGEVSGPGEYMLFGQVDWAPVEESINGVIAFDGSVWPPEELGLLRGTIKLHVREGMIRKVEGGVEAKLFERWLRSFEEDAMLRIAHLSYGCNPGAKLTGNILEDERVWGVVEWGIGSQSRSFKGKLGPAKSHTDGICLSPTVKGEGVTLIENGDYTHPELKEISLKLIRRKQ encoded by the coding sequence TTGCTGAGTTTCATGGAGTTCGAGCTTTACGAAGCAGCCCGCAAACTGCTAGACTTAATGAAAGTCAAGGAAGGAGAGGAAGTGGTGATCACATGTGATACAGCTAGCGATTGGAACGTGGTAAGAGTGACCTCCGGAGTGGCTGCTTCTCTAGGGGCTAAACCCCTAGTCCTCCTTCATCAGTCTCCCCAAGGCGTTGGGAAGGCAGCGGACCCTTACCTGCCCATAAGGGCTCTTGAATCAGCATTAGTGAACGCTGACGTCTGGATAGAGTTCAACAGGAACTGGTTACTCTACTCCACACCTTACTGGAGAGCTGTGGAGTCCGGAAGGGTTAGGTACATCTGCCTGGTGGGTATGAACGCCGATATGATGGTGAGGACGATTGGTAGAGTGAACGTGGAGGCTATCTACGAGTTCCAGAGGAGGTTAGCGGAGATAACGAGGAGCCTAAGGTACATGAGGATAGAGACGCCTTCAGGCACTGATGTGGAGTTCGAGAACGACCCATCTAGGCCTGTGCTAGTAGAGGGGGAGGTCTCAGGTCCCGGGGAGTACATGCTATTCGGGCAAGTGGATTGGGCTCCTGTGGAGGAGAGTATCAACGGTGTCATAGCCTTCGACGGTTCAGTATGGCCTCCCGAGGAGTTGGGCCTCCTTAGGGGCACCATAAAGCTTCATGTCAGGGAGGGGATGATAAGGAAAGTGGAGGGAGGGGTGGAAGCTAAGCTATTCGAGAGATGGCTCAGGTCATTCGAGGAGGATGCCATGCTGAGGATAGCTCACCTGTCTTACGGTTGTAATCCAGGCGCGAAGCTCACAGGAAACATATTGGAGGATGAGAGGGTCTGGGGAGTCGTTGAGTGGGGAATAGGCTCTCAATCAAGGTCCTTCAAGGGCAAGTTAGGACCCGCGAAGTCACACACCGATGGCATCTGCCTGAGCCCCACCGTTAAGGGGGAAGGGGTTACCCTAATCGAGAATGGTGATTACACGCACCCCGAGTTAAAGGAGATCTCACTTAAATTAATAAGAAGAAAGCAATAA
- a CDS encoding cupin domain-containing protein, which produces MRRVPVLESGGVRVVRVLSEMEGDLIPEHTHEGDEVAYVVNGRARIHIEGSGDFDLGEGEALLIPKGVRHWGSLSRDCVLIAFYHP; this is translated from the coding sequence ATGAGGAGGGTGCCTGTTCTGGAATCCGGGGGCGTGAGGGTGGTGAGGGTGCTATCCGAGATGGAGGGAGATCTCATACCCGAGCACACGCATGAGGGGGATGAGGTCGCTTACGTGGTGAACGGTAGGGCGAGGATACACATAGAGGGTAGTGGCGATTTCGATTTAGGGGAGGGTGAGGCTCTTCTGATCCCAAAGGGAGTCAGACACTGGGGCTCCCTCTCCAGGGATTGCGTTTTGATAGCCTTCTACCATCCTTAG
- a CDS encoding CoA-acylating methylmalonate-semialdehyde dehydrogenase produces MSLLEPPKGNYGKVKLFINGKWVESSSGNYAPVYDPGKGEVIAEVPMATKAEVDEAVESAYEAFKTWSKLPVPDRLQYIFRMKYAMEENKELLARVNTQNHGKVIRESRGDLRRSIENIEAAISVAYTLAKGEYQQEIAKGVDEVLIREPIGVFAVVSPYNFPIMIPFWFIPYALALGDTLVVKVSTTTPLPMVMVMELLAKELPPGVLNLIYTDHAVGEHLVTHPLVEGTAFVGTSDAAVRLYELSASKGKRFLGGGSAANYAVVMPDADLERTVHNIRDSKFGNTGQRCLAIQNVVVVGDLYDKFKNAFLELAKVIRIGYGLDERSEMGPMASRKYRENVIRMIESALNEGAKLALDGRGMKLADYPNGFYLGPSVLEGVTPEMKVAREEIFGPVANLMRAESLDEVIDWINKNKYHHSASIFTKSGKHAREFLHSVQVGNVGINIGIAAPVGWFPFGGRRLAGLGSHHPQMDAVDFFTDRKIGIVRWF; encoded by the coding sequence ATGAGCTTGCTGGAGCCACCCAAGGGGAACTACGGCAAGGTTAAGCTCTTCATAAACGGCAAGTGGGTCGAATCATCCAGTGGCAACTACGCCCCTGTGTACGACCCCGGGAAGGGGGAGGTCATAGCCGAGGTACCGATGGCTACCAAGGCTGAAGTCGATGAAGCCGTCGAATCTGCTTACGAGGCCTTCAAGACGTGGAGCAAGCTCCCAGTTCCGGACAGGCTTCAGTACATATTCAGGATGAAGTACGCGATGGAGGAGAACAAGGAGCTCTTAGCCAGGGTGAACACGCAGAACCACGGCAAGGTGATAAGGGAATCCAGGGGTGACCTGAGGAGGTCCATAGAGAACATTGAAGCAGCCATATCAGTGGCTTATACTCTAGCTAAAGGGGAATATCAGCAGGAGATAGCTAAAGGGGTTGATGAGGTCCTGATAAGGGAACCCATAGGCGTTTTCGCTGTAGTGAGCCCCTACAACTTCCCGATAATGATACCGTTCTGGTTCATTCCCTACGCTCTGGCCTTAGGCGATACGCTGGTAGTCAAGGTCAGCACGACGACACCGCTCCCGATGGTTATGGTGATGGAGCTCCTGGCCAAGGAGCTACCACCGGGTGTACTCAACCTGATATACACAGATCACGCCGTGGGCGAGCACCTGGTCACCCATCCGTTGGTGGAGGGCACCGCCTTCGTTGGAACGAGCGATGCTGCCGTGAGGCTATACGAGCTCTCGGCGTCCAAGGGCAAGAGGTTCCTAGGAGGCGGTAGTGCGGCTAACTACGCCGTGGTGATGCCCGACGCGGACCTTGAGAGGACCGTGCACAACATCAGGGACTCGAAGTTCGGTAACACTGGGCAGAGGTGCCTGGCAATTCAGAACGTGGTCGTGGTAGGTGACCTCTACGATAAGTTCAAGAATGCCTTCCTGGAGCTGGCTAAGGTGATAAGGATAGGATATGGGCTAGATGAGAGGAGTGAGATGGGTCCTATGGCCAGCAGAAAGTACAGGGAAAACGTGATCAGGATGATAGAGTCCGCTCTGAACGAGGGAGCTAAGCTGGCCTTAGACGGTAGGGGGATGAAGCTAGCTGACTACCCGAACGGCTTCTACCTTGGACCGAGCGTATTGGAAGGGGTGACTCCCGAGATGAAGGTAGCTAGGGAGGAGATATTCGGGCCAGTAGCGAACTTGATGAGGGCTGAGAGCCTAGATGAGGTCATAGATTGGATAAACAAGAACAAGTACCATCACTCAGCTTCGATATTCACTAAGAGCGGGAAGCACGCTAGGGAGTTCCTCCACAGCGTGCAGGTGGGTAACGTAGGGATAAACATAGGTATAGCTGCTCCAGTAGGCTGGTTCCCGTTCGGAGGCAGGAGACTAGCTGGACTAGGCAGCCACCACCCGCAGATGGACGCGGTGGACTTCTTCACGGACAGGAAGATAGGGATAGTCAGGTGGTTCTGA
- a CDS encoding glycosyltransferase, whose product MIIACRNFLLPLTFLLTFDMILCAVSSAIFISYWREGKLYSKSFEDLVRSPEIPKEGCRVAVLIPVYNEPPSLVIQTVIAARIAIEELDGDVYVLDDSTDRSILAELDGYSKEYGFKIFRRGSRRGYKAGALNDWLKELGRHYDF is encoded by the coding sequence ATGATCATCGCTTGCAGGAATTTCCTTCTCCCCCTCACGTTCCTACTAACATTCGACATGATCCTATGCGCGGTGTCCTCAGCTATCTTCATATCCTATTGGAGGGAGGGTAAACTCTATTCGAAGTCATTCGAGGATTTGGTGAGGTCCCCGGAGATTCCGAAGGAAGGCTGCAGGGTAGCGGTCCTCATCCCCGTCTATAACGAACCCCCTTCGTTAGTGATTCAGACAGTTATAGCTGCTAGGATCGCGATAGAGGAATTGGATGGGGACGTTTACGTGCTCGATGATTCCACCGATCGGAGCATCTTAGCTGAGTTAGATGGTTACTCTAAGGAGTATGGGTTCAAGATCTTCAGGAGAGGGAGCCGTAGGGGTTACAAAGCTGGCGCACTTAACGATTGGCTGAAGGAACTCGGGAGGCATTACGATTTCTGA
- a CDS encoding glycosyltransferase family 2 protein produces the protein MILDADQRPLPGVFRYTLRFFDDPDVAFVQAPQYYSRLDTKVALSAHIQQIPFLRVVMRGRHLNGSAFCIGSGTVFRISHLMETGFYEESVTEDIHTSLSLHERGYKSVYVDLPLVWYGEAPSDMLSYWTQQNRWALGSFQLLGRILRSKISLTKFVDYLFGFFYWLHVGPLSLIDIAAPIVFLSTGIPLIIIHPLSYILLYMPIFLSSLILFLISMRPYRYGIREFLLHQGIQMVASLPVTLAFFQWLGRRKGVFRVTPKGGARRSFTPYHLHFPAILSLLLTSILMGALRLSELGDALVFYAYLVNFFWAGWCFLITLFALNVSLAHQVPREVREKVRQTYEGLEGLVIGMFSCAIAFEHSLASYYGKLSRIHPAYSKELEEISRDSLRHSEIFRRTLSNINMSYTRNSDCPEIKRYLEKIAYLEEHCNEMGLEECILPQEELIMYVFTQLVIESCKPLLVNTDEIERILEDELRHEGILRSILEGLRSA, from the coding sequence ATGATCCTGGATGCTGATCAAAGGCCCCTCCCCGGGGTCTTCAGATACACCCTCCGTTTCTTCGATGATCCTGATGTGGCTTTCGTTCAAGCACCCCAGTACTACTCGAGATTGGACACTAAGGTCGCTCTCTCCGCTCACATTCAGCAGATCCCGTTCCTGAGGGTGGTGATGAGGGGCAGGCATTTGAACGGGAGCGCTTTCTGTATCGGTAGCGGGACGGTCTTCAGGATCAGTCATCTAATGGAAACAGGTTTCTATGAGGAATCGGTCACAGAGGATATACATACCTCTCTATCCCTCCACGAGAGAGGATATAAGAGCGTTTACGTCGATCTTCCATTAGTTTGGTACGGTGAGGCCCCCTCGGATATGCTCTCCTACTGGACTCAGCAGAACAGATGGGCTCTAGGAAGCTTCCAGCTCTTAGGGAGAATTCTTAGATCGAAGATATCGCTCACTAAGTTCGTAGATTACCTCTTTGGGTTCTTCTACTGGCTACACGTGGGACCGCTGAGCTTAATAGACATAGCAGCACCTATCGTCTTCTTATCGACCGGAATCCCGTTGATAATCATCCACCCTCTCAGCTACATCCTCCTCTACATGCCTATCTTCCTCTCCTCGCTGATACTCTTCCTGATATCGATGAGACCCTACCGTTACGGGATCAGGGAGTTCCTGCTTCACCAGGGGATTCAGATGGTGGCTTCTCTGCCGGTCACCCTCGCGTTCTTTCAATGGTTAGGGAGGCGTAAGGGAGTCTTCAGGGTGACTCCCAAGGGAGGGGCTAGGAGGAGCTTCACTCCCTACCACCTCCACTTTCCAGCGATCCTATCGCTACTCCTCACCTCCATCCTGATGGGAGCACTGAGGTTGTCGGAGCTCGGGGATGCACTGGTCTTTTACGCATACTTAGTTAACTTCTTCTGGGCGGGATGGTGTTTCTTAATCACGTTATTCGCTCTAAACGTATCCTTAGCGCATCAGGTCCCTCGGGAAGTTAGGGAGAAGGTGAGGCAGACTTACGAGGGTTTAGAGGGGTTGGTTATCGGGATGTTCTCCTGCGCGATTGCTTTCGAGCACTCCTTAGCGAGTTACTACGGGAAGCTCTCGAGGATCCATCCCGCATATTCTAAGGAGCTAGAAGAGATATCCAGAGACTCATTAAGGCATTCTGAGATCTTCAGGAGGACTTTATCGAATATAAACATGAGCTACACTCGGAATAGCGATTGCCCTGAGATTAAGCGCTACTTGGAGAAGATAGCTTACTTAGAGGAGCATTGCAATGAGATGGGTTTAGAAGAGTGTATATTACCTCAGGAGGAGCTTATCATGTATGTTTTCACACAATTGGTCATTGAAAGCTGTAAACCGCTCTTGGTAAACACCGATGAGATCGAGCGGATATTGGAGGATGAGCTCCGACATGAGGGAATCCTCAGGAGCATATTGGAGGGCTTGAGGTCCGCTTGA